The Flavobacterium marginilacus genome window below encodes:
- a CDS encoding PAS domain-containing protein — MGKSRKEFSYEELLKKVKEQELLIKALHDEKEDKINFEYFIKNSPDLACIVGANAYFKMVNDSFVNVLGYSKEELLSKPFFEFIHPDDLEKTSSVFTLLPKNSPVVDFENRYIKKNGEIVILQWKSNLNYSNNLVYSIARDITDIRKTQEKLLSSEKSLNEAQKIAKIGSWDFNLITQELNWSNELYKIFEFEKIQNDTELYGKYLSCFLPKDAEILRLNINKTIAGSEPYEMEHQIILPNKKIKWVYCTGVSVTDSNGNVVALKGVVQDITQKKEIADTIKAKEKAEASNKAKSDFLANMSHEIRTPLNGIIGFTDLLLKTKFDKDQLEYLSTVNESANTLMEIINNILDFSKIESGKLELISEEIDIYELSNQIINLFKYEANHKKIDLVLHIDHAVPQFIKGDSFRLKQILVNLLSNAMKFTFSGHIKLKIEQADADEIVSNIKFSVIDTGIGIKTQNQKKIFQSFIQADNTTTRKYGGTGLGLAISSQLLKLKKSKLKLTSSFGVGSEFFFIIPFEKINEKENSPLIPMNFKEKKSSEISNSLDNYKILIAEDNKINMLLAKTLVKKIIGSCTVIEAANGYDAVVLSEMELPDLILMDIQMPIQNGYDATTAIRKSKTVMHIPVIALTAGVLNGEKDKCISHGMSDYITKPIVHADLEKVLHKWLKK; from the coding sequence ATGGGAAAGTCAAGAAAAGAGTTTAGCTATGAAGAGCTTCTTAAAAAAGTTAAGGAGCAGGAACTGCTGATAAAAGCGTTACATGATGAGAAGGAGGATAAAATCAATTTTGAGTATTTTATAAAAAATTCTCCTGATTTAGCCTGCATTGTAGGTGCTAATGCTTATTTTAAAATGGTTAATGACTCTTTTGTTAATGTGCTTGGATATTCAAAAGAAGAATTATTATCTAAACCATTTTTTGAATTTATTCATCCTGATGATCTGGAAAAGACTTCATCAGTATTCACTTTGTTACCCAAAAATTCTCCAGTAGTTGATTTTGAAAACAGATATATAAAAAAAAATGGTGAAATCGTTATTCTGCAGTGGAAATCCAATTTAAATTATTCCAATAACTTAGTATATTCGATTGCCAGGGACATTACTGATATTAGAAAAACACAGGAAAAACTGTTATCCAGTGAAAAATCATTAAACGAAGCTCAAAAAATTGCAAAAATCGGAAGCTGGGATTTTAATTTAATAACTCAGGAATTGAATTGGTCCAACGAATTGTATAAAATTTTTGAATTTGAAAAAATCCAAAATGATACTGAGCTTTACGGGAAATACTTGTCCTGTTTTTTGCCAAAAGATGCAGAAATATTAAGGCTGAATATTAATAAAACCATTGCAGGCAGTGAACCGTATGAAATGGAACATCAGATTATACTGCCAAACAAAAAAATAAAATGGGTATACTGCACTGGAGTTTCGGTAACTGACAGTAATGGCAATGTAGTTGCTCTGAAAGGTGTTGTTCAGGATATTACTCAAAAAAAAGAAATAGCCGATACCATTAAAGCAAAAGAAAAAGCAGAAGCCTCTAATAAAGCAAAGTCTGATTTTCTTGCAAACATGAGCCATGAAATACGCACACCTCTCAATGGAATTATAGGTTTTACCGATTTACTGCTTAAAACAAAATTTGATAAAGACCAGTTAGAATATCTTTCTACAGTAAATGAATCAGCAAATACATTGATGGAAATCATCAATAATATTCTTGATTTTTCTAAAATTGAATCGGGTAAGCTGGAATTGATTTCTGAAGAAATTGATATCTACGAATTATCAAATCAAATAATAAATTTATTCAAATATGAAGCCAATCATAAAAAAATTGATTTGGTACTCCATATTGATCATGCTGTTCCGCAGTTTATAAAAGGAGATTCTTTCCGGCTGAAACAGATATTAGTGAATTTGCTGAGTAATGCAATGAAATTTACTTTTTCGGGGCATATAAAGCTTAAGATTGAACAAGCTGATGCAGATGAAATTGTCTCCAATATTAAATTTTCGGTAATCGATACAGGAATTGGTATAAAGACTCAAAATCAAAAGAAAATTTTTCAGTCATTTATTCAGGCAGATAATACCACTACAAGAAAATACGGCGGAACCGGTTTGGGTCTGGCTATTTCAAGCCAGCTTTTGAAATTAAAAAAGAGTAAACTAAAACTGACTAGCTCATTTGGAGTTGGCAGTGAATTCTTTTTTATTATTCCTTTTGAAAAAATTAATGAAAAAGAAAACAGTCCTTTGATTCCAATGAATTTTAAAGAAAAAAAATCTTCAGAGATTTCTAATTCTCTCGATAATTATAAAATATTAATTGCCGAAGACAATAAAATAAATATGCTTTTGGCCAAAACATTAGTCAAAAAAATTATTGGCAGCTGTACTGTAATTGAAGCCGCAAATGGTTATGATGCAGTAGTCCTTTCTGAAATGGAACTGCCAGACCTTATTTTGATGGATATTCAGATGCCGATTCAAAATGGTTATGACGCTACTACGGCCATTCGGAAATCGAAAACGGTTATGCATATTCCTGTTATAGCTTTGACCGCAGGAGTTTTAAACGGCGAGAAGGATAAATGCATCAGCCACGGAATGTCAGATTACATCACAAAACCAATAGTTCATGCTGATTTAGAAAAAGTACTGCATAAATGGCTGAAAAAGTAA